The genomic stretch TAGCCAAATGCCACTAGTGCTTGGTCATTTGCCTGACAAGTGACCTTGACCATGGCTCCTGCGTCCAGATCATTGTAAACAGATAAATATGAAACTCAGAAGGACATTTAAGTATAATACAGTATATGCTAAAAGTCAGCAACTGATGCTTAAGGAAGATCAATACGAACAAATAGGGACATTGATATTTTTCCAAGCTGACTGCATTAGCATGATGAGATCACAATAAGAACAGGGATAGGCACAAAATTTCACCTTCCAGGTGCTTCTTCCCATGTGATTCATCTGGGTGTGCCTCATTGAAGCATCTGTAGCAGTACACCTTCCCTATCACCTTAATAACTGGATCGTATGTTGGTGATATGGAGAGAGATGGTGGTGCGAAGCTGCTCGCTCCCTCGCTATGCATTGCAAAAGTGACGAACAACATGGTGAAGACCAGCCATAGGTGACCCTTGAGCTGGCCTGTCATGCTCATTCTCATAGCTAGTAGTGCTTTGCCAAGTGAGAGCAGGAGAGGATGTGGATGGTTTTGGCTTTAGATGTGGACGACTATTTATAGTTGCCATGGTTGCAAGGTTTGAGGGATCGAGAGCAGGTAGGGGATGGAGTGAAGTGGGTCAACATTATCATGTTCTAGTTGCTTGTAAATTTGCACTGCTATTTACCAAACCATGTCATGTTCTAAAAGAGCACAGAATTTTATgcatcaagaaaaaaaaactaataggAATTTGTGGCGTATCCACTCAGAAGAAACATGATATGGCAGGCCATCATATGAAAATGAATTTAGTCAGGATGTCCTAGTCATTTTCTTTTACCCCCAAAACTCACTGAAAGTGTGTTGCGGTGCCATTTCTTCAGGCACCTTTTTTTTTCCGTTTTATGCAATGTTGGCACTAGCATAATTAAACAGAAGTACAGGAGCTAGGAGAACATATACTGTGTCACTGTGTGCCTGCTCCGTTACAATGCTCTTCTTGTCggagcaatttttttttttttgtggtcGCCTAGCTACTCAATTCCAGCAGTTTCAGTGATTCAACATGTAAGTGTTTGATACTCAGCATTTGTAGCTGGGAACACAAAAAAGTTACTAGAGATGGAACCTAACTGCTTCATACTTCTGTCAAAGGTCTGCATGGAGCATGGTGTGTGTAGCTTCAACTGCTCTGCTGAAACACATAGCCCACTGACCACAGGATAGGGGCTAATCTCAAGTCAAAAGGGCGCCGCCCCGGGTCAGCTCGAATGGTTCAGGCTAACAAATCTGTCCTGCTCCATCTCCAATCAAGAGTTGGTTTGACTAACAAATGATTGTTTACTTGCTCGTTTGTTTCATTTGCATGCTCTTTATTTAATCTGCCCTCTGGTTTCGCGACAGAACAGAGAAATCAGCTGAACCATGGTGGTGGCTTTTTTTTTGGTGCCCAAAAGGAAGGAAGTGCACCTGGTTTGGTCGGTGGGAGCCAAGCCAATTCAGGCGAACATGTTGGGCCCAATCTGCACGATGTATTGAACTGGGCCCATAAAAAATTCTATCCTAAAGGAGAGAGAATTGAGCCCAAAAACAACCGGTGAGTATGAAGGACGATGAACAGAAATGGAAACAGAAAAGGTAAATGAAATAGTGAAAGAACTTTGCTTGATTTCCCTGCTTCAATTTGATCATTTGAATGGAAAAGCTAGGCCATTAAGATGCCATCAGTTTTCACCTCATGTCAGGTCATCCACCCTAGCTACCATTTTCTACCCATCTAATTTAATATGGCTTGGTTAATACAATTACTTGGTATCCATCTTCTGAACCTGAAACCCCAAAATGGCAGCAAGTGAAGGTATCGTCATGGAGAAAACCCCCATGGCACTCTTCACAAACCATCACCCCACCCTTCAGAAGAAGCCCTAGCTTTCCTTCCGGCTACAAATTAAGAACTTAAGCATATGACAAATAACAACTTACTGGTCACCTCCATCAGGAACCCTAAGTGTTATTTATGTCAGTGTACGTTTTACGACGGATTGCCAGGCCGGCATGTGTAGCTTAAGTATCGTTCCAGACACTGAAGAGCTGtgcgccgccatggccgacgtccGCCATGTTATCGTTGCTGCTTGCCGCCGGTGGCGCTGAGACAGTCGCCCAGGCCGCAGACATCCTCCCGCCGCCATAGTTCTCTGCGTTCACCAGGTAGCTCTCGTACCCCATCTGAGCAGCCTGCTTGGCTTCGTCGTGGTGATCACCCTGTGCCCGTGCATGCACCTGCTCGTGGCTCACCATTGCCGTGGTAGCCGTCGCCGTGGCAGCGCTCATAGGCATCATGTAGCCACCACTGCCGACGACGGTGCTGCCGTTGCTATCACCAACACCGTTGTACACGACGGAGTTGGAGCCGGTGCTGTGCTCGAGTGATGCATTGTCCATGCTACCCAGGCCGTGCATCGCCGCCTGCTGCCCCGCCGAGAAGAAGTCGTGCGCGCCGGCGGCAGCACCCAGGTTCAGGTGGTGGAGCTCCTGCAGGCTGTGCGCGGCCGCGATCACCGCGTGGTCCTGCTCCTGCTTGCACCACCCGCGCATCGGCTGCGCGTACGGGTGGTACAGGCCCGTGGCCGCGCTCGGCTGGAACGCGATGGTCGGCCAGGCGCCATGGTAGTGCGCGCCGTACGCCGCCGCCagggcgccgccgtcgccgagcTGTGAGGCTATGCGGCCGACGTCGTAGCTCACCACGCCGGCATGGTGCTGTGCGGACGCGGCGGCCTCGGCCTCCTTGAGACGCTTGGCGGCGCTGCCGATGGGGAGCGCACTGCTGTCCAGGATGCTCTTGACGTCGTAGCGGCTCATGTCGAAGTTTGTGACGGCGTTGAGGCCGCGGAACTTGATCGCCGCAATGTCGTATGCCTCCGCTGCCTCCTCCTGCGTGCCTGCATCCACGCAAGGGTGCACTCGGCTCAGCTCAATATTCCAAGCACGAACACGGTGCACGCATGCATGGTGGTATCCTGGTTTATGAATGCATGCATGAACAGTTGTGGCTTAATGGGTAGAATCTTTTGGATGCTgtagcctaattagtttattagTAAATGATAGAACTTGATTAGTCTGCTGCTGCCAGTGCATGCTCATGTGTTTCTTATTGAGGCATAGTACTATTTTGACCTGATGCACGGGTGAATGGGAGACAACAATAGCGCCAGACATGGGATCAGGTTTGAAAAAGCCACTTGAGGAGCATGCACTAAGTAATGTATGTACTACTGCAATGCAACTTTGCATGACTTGATGCAATGGTCACATTTTTAATAGTCATCATATATAACATCCATATGCAGAAGGTCTACAAATGTGTACTATCAGCTGTAACACTTGCTTCTCATTGCGTTGAGATTGTTATTAGTTGACTGCAATTTGCTTTTGTGTGGTGAATAACTGaatgtatatatacatatagaaGTACTCCTCTATATACAATGAGAAAACATCTCTGATACTTACTGAAGGTGCCCAAGTAGAGATCCTTGTTCCCTGCAACTCGTCCAATCCGTGCTTGCCATCTTCCATGCTGGTGATGCCTATAATTACATAGTTCAAGTAAAACACCATTCACATTCAATCCATGCGTGCATTCGCCTCCTCAATCAAAGTGTATGTGTGTTTGTTGACGCCATTATATGAATTCATACCTAGTCACTCCCCTGTAAATGGATGCACCTCTGGAGAAACCACTGCTCTTCCTGCATTCATATACAGTGGTCTATTAAGATCTAACATGCAGATCTTTCTCTCAAACTTTAACAATTAACAGAGTAGATGTTTATTCAATAGAGTTGGCATTGATTAATCAATGCTGTTCGACCGACCTTCTCAGAGACGCTACAAACTCCTGCCTTGTCATGTGCTTCATATCCTCCAGCTCCTTTTCGTAGTTATTCACCTAGATATACAAAAACAAATGACTTTAAGTACAATTCCAGCAATGTACATAGttaacaaaaattacagaacctTCACTTCAGATCCACTAACTAATGAACGGCATTTGAgacatagcaaaggtatgatcTTCAGTGAAGTAAAACTGCATTCTACATATACATactggaaaatttgttgttgtcgtGGGACCCCAGTACTTAAGAGCAGCCAGATCATAAGCCCTAGCAGCTTTCTCCTCTTTATCATAGCCACCTATCAGTGGAACAAGATGGAAAAGTAAGAGTTGAGAACACAGATGAAAAAATAATGGTTATAGGGGAAAAACAAACTGGATTAAGTAGTTGGTCccaaattaataaccaagtgaaATCGCTTACCTAAATAGACTGTAGATTCAATAGTTCATTTCAATCCCGCCAATCATGACGACGACAATCCAAAAATGATAATGCGAAGTAATGTCAGTTTTGTGAAAGTATAAACttaattacagaaaagcatATATATTTAAATACGGTGTATTGCATTATATTGGTACCTTGACGACCCTTGCGAGTTTGTCCTTCCCTTCTGCAACTGTTGTCCCACAGATGTGCTTCATATCTCCCAGTCCATCTATGCCTAAAATAATTCGAAAGTGGTAGCCTTTTGTTAATTGTCTACTGCTGTATATACCACAATCATAGCCAATACAAATGGCACTCCTAATAATCAGCGAGATCATCAAAGGCTACACATTGCCCTACTCATTTAATTCAGAACTGTCTAGATGCAATCAAATCTATAATGATAGCTCCTTGCATTGCTAACGGCTTTTCTAAATTTCATGATATTACTTGATTCATTGCTGATTTGTGCTAGTTTAGTTCTCTGACGAAGTGACGATTCATTGTAATACCGGACCCTTATTACCTTGTCACGCCACGGTAAATCGACGTGCGCTGCCCGAACGTGTCCACCGTCTTCCTTGCCGTGTTGTCAGCCGACGCGCCGCTGCCACCCGTGTCCGTGCTCACGGCTACTAGGGCGCCGGTGGCGGCAACACCGCTGCCACCGCTATCCTCCTTTGGAGCCGTGACGACGGCTCCACCCTGTGCCGACGTCGAGACACTCTCGGGCGCCCGGCCGCGCTCTCCAGCAAGAAGTGGCATGCCAGCGGCGCCTTGCGTCGCCCCCGCCATGTTCATGGACAAAGAGAGCCCCTGCACGCTCTCAGCCGCCGCCACCCTCGGCTGCATGGGAGCTGGTTGGCTCCGCAGCCAGTTCTTGATCATGGACAGCCCGATGCTGCCGCTGCCATTGGCACTGGCAGCGCCAGCGCCAGCGCTACCATTAGCGCTGGCCGCGCTGAGCATGGCACCTCCGTCGTGGACGCCGCCGGCCGAGGAGGCCACCATGACGGAGTCAGCGAAGTGGAGCGCGGAGCTGGTGGGCTGGTGGTACAGCTGGTGATGGTAGCCGGCGGTAGCACCCGAGCTCGCGTAGCAAGCTGTGCTGCTAGTGCTGGGGATCATGTTGCAGTTGGCCTTGTGGTGCTGCTCGGAGAAGGAGATTCCGCCGAGGAAGTCCTCCAGCTTCGGCTCGGCGACGAGCGCCGAAAGCTCGGATCCCCTCATGCTCCAATCTGAAAGAACAAACGACATTTCATGCTAGCTTCAATCAGTATTCGTACCACAAACtgcagatatatatatatatgcgcaCTGTACGTACATATATCGATCGATAGATGCATACCTTGGGGGATGTTGAAGCAGACATCGCCGGAGACATCGTCGGTGGTGGCGGCAGAGATGAGGGTGGAGTCCGTCTGGGTGGGCGGCAGCTCCTGCGGGGAGAGGGAGAAAGCGAGCCAGTTGTTCACAGTAGC from Sorghum bicolor cultivar BTx623 chromosome 3, Sorghum_bicolor_NCBIv3, whole genome shotgun sequence encodes the following:
- the LOC8056117 gene encoding AP2-like ethylene-responsive transcription factor BBM1 — protein: MATVNNWLAFSLSPQELPPTQTDSTLISAATTDDVSGDVCFNIPQDWSMRGSELSALVAEPKLEDFLGGISFSEQHHKANCNMIPSTSSTACYASSGATAGYHHQLYHQPTSSALHFADSVMVASSAGGVHDGGAMLSAASANGSAGAGAASANGSGSIGLSMIKNWLRSQPAPMQPRVAAAESVQGLSLSMNMAGATQGAAGMPLLAGERGRAPESVSTSAQGGAVVTAPKEDSGGSGVAATGALVAVSTDTGGSGASADNTARKTVDTFGQRTSIYRGVTRHRWTGRYEAHLWDNSCRREGQTRKGRQVYLGGYDKEEKAARAYDLAALKYWGPTTTTNFPVNNYEKELEDMKHMTRQEFVASLRRKSSGFSRGASIYRGVTRHHQHGRWQARIGRVAGNKDLYLGTFSTQEEAAEAYDIAAIKFRGLNAVTNFDMSRYDVKSILDSSALPIGSAAKRLKEAEAAASAQHHAGVVSYDVGRIASQLGDGGALAAAYGAHYHGAWPTIAFQPSAATGLYHPYAQPMRGWCKQEQDHAVIAAAHSLQELHHLNLGAAAGAHDFFSAGQQAAMHGLGSMDNASLEHSTGSNSVVYNGVGDSNGSTVVGSGGYMMPMSAATATATTAMVSHEQVHARAQGDHHDEAKQAAQMGYESYLVNAENYGGGRMSAAWATVSAPPAASSNDNMADVGHGGAQLFSVWNDT